In the genome of Nicoliella spurrieriana, the window AAAAACGTTAGTCTCGTTCATGATCGGAACGGCCTTGCGTTTCAGTCCGATCCTGGATGCGACCATCCCAAAACCATCACGAGTGTCTAAACCACTCGTCATAATTATGACGGATTTACCTTCTTCTTCATAATTATGGGCCACCTTGATAATTTCAATTGTCTTACCACTATTCATTGCACCATAGCGGAAATAAAGCTGGGCCATCTTAATAAATCCCTCTCTCATAAATAAAGTACTATTTTATTATAGCTGATTTAAGCCCTAATTTCGATAGCTATGTATTGTTGATTTTACGTAAAATCGGTTTCTTTTTAATCGGTTCCGGGCTAAAATATGTTAAAATTATCACTTGATAAAATCAATTGGAGGATGGCGCACATGTCATTAAGAAGTCAAATTGCTACGTTAGTTGGAAAGTCTTCGTACTGGTTTTTACACACCTTTTTAAAGGGTGGTAGCTCGTTGCCAGGCAAGCTGACCACTAAGATTGACCCCGAAGTCTTAAAATCAATGGGGCAAAATTATGATGTCATCATTATTACTGGAACGAACGGAAAAACACTCACAACTGCTTTAACGGTCCAGGCCCTGCGTCAAAAATACGCAGATGTTTTGACCAATCCATCTGGATCAAACATGGAACAGGGAATCGTGACCACTTTTTTGCGGGCACCCAAGGCTAAGCATCAAAAACCGATTGCGGTATTAGAAGTGGATGAGGCTAATGTCATCAAGGTCACTAAGTACATTAAGCCCAAGGCAATGGTCTTTACTAACATCTTTCGGGACCAAATGGATCGGTATGGTGAAATCTACACCACTTACCGTAAGATTTTAGATGGTGCCAAGTTAGCCCCCGATGCGACCATCATTACCAATGGTGACGCCCCCATCTTTAATTCTGATGACCTCCCTAACAAGCGGTTATTCTATGGCTTTAACAACCATCCCGAACTTGCTAATCATGATATGAAAGCAAAGCCCAACACCGACGGAGTGCTCTGTCCACGATGCGAAAACATCCTGCACTACCATTCCATTACGTACAGTAACCTGGGTGACTACTTCTGTCCCCACTGTGGCTACCAACGGCCCCACCTTGACTTTGCGCTAGACCAAATTACCGAGTTACTCCCTACTTCATCGAAGTTCGATATCGAAGGGGAGCCCTTCCAAATCGATATTGGTGGGGTCTATAACATCTATAACGCCCTAGCTGCTTACTCGGTAGGCCGGATCATGGGAGTCAAACCAGCTGAAATTGCAGCAGCCTTCCATAGTAATGAACACATTTTTGGACGCCAAGAAGTGATTCACGTTGGTGATAAGGAGGTCACGTTGATCCTGGTCAAAAACCCAGTCGGATTGAATCAAGTGATCGACATGCTTTCAACCGACAAGGACCCCTTCTCGTTCATCGGGCTATTAAATGCTAACTACGCCGATGGAATCGATACCAGCTGGATCTGGGACGGTGACTTTGAACGCCTGCCTAAAATGAACATTCCAAAATTAATTACCGGTGGTGAGCGCTATAAGGACATCACCTTCAGACTCAAAATTGCGGGGGTTCCAGATGCAATCCACGAAGTCCAACCCAACCTTGAAAAAATCGTTGCGGAAATTCCTAAGCTGCCCACAAAAAAGGTTTATATTTTAGCCACCTACACTGCAATGCTGCAAATTCGGAATGATTTTGCAGCCAAGGGTTACATTAAAAGGGGGATTGAATAATGGCACAATATGAATTAAGAATTGCCCATCTATATGGTGATTTAATGAATACCTATGGCGATTACGGTAACATCCTAGCACTCAAATACTACGGCCAACAAATGGGCGTGCAAGTGGACTCCGCTGTCGTTAGTTTAGACACTGATTTTAAGGCTGCGGACTATGACTTAGCAGTTTTTGGTGGTGGCCAGGATTTTGAACAATCAATCGTTTCTAAGGACCTTCAAAAAAAGAAAGCCGAATTAATTAAGTTCATCGAAGCCGGCAAACCAATGGTCGCCATTTGTGGTGGCTTTCAAATGTTAGGTAATTACTACATCGATGCTAACGGTGATAAGATGCCCGGAATTGGGGCTTTGAACCACCACACCGAGCAACAACACGATAACCGGTTTATCGGAAATATTTCGATTAAAAACGGTGATAATGGCGATACCTACAAGGGATTTGAAAACCACCAAGGGGTAACATTTTTGGGAGCAGGTGAAAAGCCATTGGGTCAAATCATCAGCGGCTATGGTAACAACGGTCAGGATCACACCGAGGGTGCAATTTACAAAAACGTTTACTGCACCTACTTCCATGGCCCCATCCTAGCTCGCAATGGCCAACTAGCTAAGCGCATGCTGTTGACCGCCCTGCACAATAAATATCCAGAACAAGACTTTAGTAAACAGGCTGCCCTTAAGGTGCCAGAATCATATTAAAATCAAAATGCCACCGTTCATCATGACGGCGGCATTTTTTAGTTCTCAGTTAAAAAGGTATCAATAATTTGATTACGACGTGGAATAAACGCCTCGTTCGGTGCAGCGGGGTGGATCCGATTCGTTAGTAAAATGAGCGCGTGGTGAACGACGGGGTCAATCACAATCGCAGTTCCGGTATAACCGGTTTGCCAGATAAATGGATGCTTGAGGTGGTCGAACGCCCACCCATACGAACGTCCTAGTTCACCGTTAGCAGTATGATCATGATATAAGTCGTTAACGGTGTGGCGACTTAGTATTCGACCGGTCGGATGCAACATTTCATCGGTAAATTTAATTAAATCACTGATGGTGGAAAATAACCCGGCTGATCCACATTGACTCCCTAACACCCGGGCTTTGGGGTCATCAACAATCCCCTGTAACACCGTCCCATTTGCCAACCGAACGGTCGGTACACAATCACTTTGCCGCGGTGTAAACGTGGAATGGTTCATCATCAACGGTTGAAAGACCCGCTGTACCGCTAGTTGCTGAATTGGTTGCCCCAAAATCCGTTCAGCAATCCATCCCAAAAAGATGAAATTCACGTCAGCATACACCATTTTATGGTTTAAATCGGGGCCCACGTGTAGTTGGTGCACTAGTGCAGCCGTTAATTCAGCGTGGTTCAAAGCATCCCGATGCGGAATATATCCCGTAATCCCAGAAGTGTGGGTCAATAAGTTGCTGACTCGCACCGCTGGAAATTGCCACTCCGGCAAGTATTGACTAATCGAGTCATCTAACCCTAATCGATCCTCTTCAATTAGCTGTAAAATCACCGGCAGCGTAGCAACGACCTTCGTCAGAGAAGCTACATCGTACGTTAACCCCTTTGTTAACGGCGTCACTTCCGGAACCCACTGCCGATTCCCAAAGATATCATCACGCCACTGTTGGCCATCGTAGAACGCATATGCTGCTCCTGGAACGATGTGCTCGGTTATTAATTTATGAATTAAATGAACGGTCCGCTTAAATTCCATCAACGCCACCCCTACCAGACTGAAAAAGTTAGGTTAATTTGATCCGGATCATTAATGAAGAGCAGGTGATCGATTTCATCGTAATGAATTTCGTCATTATCCGCAAACTGATGGTAAAGATCGTCAACATCCTTGCTGCGAATCATCTTAAAACTAATGTAGTCGACCCCTAACCCCTCGTAGTTATGGGTAACTAACCCTGATTGTTCAGTCAAGACTACCTGTTGTGAATGGTCGTTAGGTAGGACCAGCGTTTTGGTATCCGTCCGGTCGGTGGGTAAAATTTCCATCCCCAACAAATCATGGTAAAAGGCCAATGACTTGGCGACATCACGCACCGTTAATTCAATCCAAGTCAGCTTGGCTGCTTCAGGAATGTGCTTCAAGCGGGTCTCTTCCTCGCGCAAAAACCGGTTAATGGTAATTACACCATCTTCATCATGGCGCCATTGAATGGAATGGTCATCAACTAACGTCTCCCCATTAATCTCTGCATACAGAACAATTTGATTCCCCTCTGGGTCAAGGAGTTCGATCCATTCAAAATTATGGTTATACTTAACGTTAGTT includes:
- a CDS encoding Mur ligase family protein translates to MSLRSQIATLVGKSSYWFLHTFLKGGSSLPGKLTTKIDPEVLKSMGQNYDVIIITGTNGKTLTTALTVQALRQKYADVLTNPSGSNMEQGIVTTFLRAPKAKHQKPIAVLEVDEANVIKVTKYIKPKAMVFTNIFRDQMDRYGEIYTTYRKILDGAKLAPDATIITNGDAPIFNSDDLPNKRLFYGFNNHPELANHDMKAKPNTDGVLCPRCENILHYHSITYSNLGDYFCPHCGYQRPHLDFALDQITELLPTSSKFDIEGEPFQIDIGGVYNIYNALAAYSVGRIMGVKPAEIAAAFHSNEHIFGRQEVIHVGDKEVTLILVKNPVGLNQVIDMLSTDKDPFSFIGLLNANYADGIDTSWIWDGDFERLPKMNIPKLITGGERYKDITFRLKIAGVPDAIHEVQPNLEKIVAEIPKLPTKKVYILATYTAMLQIRNDFAAKGYIKRGIE
- a CDS encoding serine hydrolase domain-containing protein → MEFKRTVHLIHKLITEHIVPGAAYAFYDGQQWRDDIFGNRQWVPEVTPLTKGLTYDVASLTKVVATLPVILQLIEEDRLGLDDSISQYLPEWQFPAVRVSNLLTHTSGITGYIPHRDALNHAELTAALVHQLHVGPDLNHKMVYADVNFIFLGWIAERILGQPIQQLAVQRVFQPLMMNHSTFTPRQSDCVPTVRLANGTVLQGIVDDPKARVLGSQCGSAGLFSTISDLIKFTDEMLHPTGRILSRHTVNDLYHDHTANGELGRSYGWAFDHLKHPFIWQTGYTGTAIVIDPVVHHALILLTNRIHPAAPNEAFIPRRNQIIDTFLTEN
- a CDS encoding VOC family protein produces the protein MKYQLPAGSKIKLLALRVKDLDSMIDFYTQIVGMTSVKRTENISYLGTSEHEVSLTLRKIETPLEETGAANVKRFAFKFPTNKSLKQLLLHVKNLGVKLTNVKYNHNFEWIELLDPEGNQIVLYAEINGETLVDDHSIQWRHDEDGVITINRFLREEETRLKHIPEAAKLTWIELTVRDVAKSLAFYHDLLGMEILPTDRTDTKTLVLPNDHSQQVVLTEQSGLVTHNYEGLGVDYISFKMIRSKDVDDLYHQFADNDEIHYDEIDHLLFINDPDQINLTFSVW
- a CDS encoding type 1 glutamine amidotransferase, which produces MAQYELRIAHLYGDLMNTYGDYGNILALKYYGQQMGVQVDSAVVSLDTDFKAADYDLAVFGGGQDFEQSIVSKDLQKKKAELIKFIEAGKPMVAICGGFQMLGNYYIDANGDKMPGIGALNHHTEQQHDNRFIGNISIKNGDNGDTYKGFENHQGVTFLGAGEKPLGQIISGYGNNGQDHTEGAIYKNVYCTYFHGPILARNGQLAKRMLLTALHNKYPEQDFSKQAALKVPESY